A genomic stretch from Harpia harpyja isolate bHarHar1 chromosome 20, bHarHar1 primary haplotype, whole genome shotgun sequence includes:
- the NEUROG1 gene encoding neurogenin-1, which produces MPAEAASSGGGPEPPGAPRERRRRRGRARARTEALLHTLKRSRRVKANDRERNRMHHLNAALDELRSVLPTFPDDTKLTKIETLRFAYNYIWALSETLRLAEQCLPPPPAFRGAAAPPSPGSDAGSWLSSASPSAPSLCASASAPSSPATSEDCAYAPAESLRAFRGLPAASAAPGASCR; this is translated from the coding sequence ATGCCCGCGGAGGCGgccagcagcggcggcggcccggaGCCGCCCGGCGCTCCGCGGGAACGGCGGAGGAGGCGCGGCCGTGCGCGGGCGCGGACCGAAGCCCTTCTGCACACGCTGAAACGCAGCCGGCGGGTAAAAGCCAACGACCGGGAGCGAAACCGCATGCACCACCTCAACGCCGCCCTGGACGAGCTCCGCAGCGTCCTGCCCACCTTCCCCGACGACACCAAGCTCACCAAGATCGAGACCCTGCGCTTCGCCTACAACTACATCTGGGCCCTCTCCGAGACCCTCCGCCTGGCCGAGCAatgcctcccgccgccccccgccttccgcggggccgccgctccccccagccccggcagcgaTGCCGGCTCCTGGTTATCCAGCGCTTCCCCGTCCGCCCCTTCGCTCTGCGCCTCCGCCTCCGCTCCCAGCAGCCCCGCCACCTCCGAGGACTGCGCTTACGCGCCCGCCGAAAGCCTGCGCGCCTTCCGCGGCTTGCCCGCAGCCTCCGCGGCCCCGGGCGCATCTTGTCGTTAA